In the Methylophilus sp. 5 genome, one interval contains:
- the mutL gene encoding DNA mismatch repair endonuclease MutL, with the protein MKIHLLPDQLISQIAAGEVVERPASALKELLENSVDAGSTQIQVALQQGGMKLLKVSDDGHGIAKDDLELALTRHATSKIQSLEDLEQVGSLGFRGEALASIASISRTVLTSRQQAASHAWQIAAEGTHGQAVSPAALDAGTIVEVHDLYFNTPARRKFLKTENTEFGHCEDAFTRVALSRPNVGFLLQHNGKAISRLAANTPQQRITDVLGSEFAAQSVWLEEDSGGLRLWGMTASPTYQRHSRDSQYVFVNGRFVRDKLIAHAIKQAYQDVLHGDKHPAFVLFLELDPSLVDVNVHPAKTEVRFRESQAVHRFIFHSLHKALGKTSAEIQASQPVQAPFNPFRPGNLPAFTMPREQVEMPLQSRPALGGNYPPAVSNGAALAQQFYGQLYGDLNPAVTAGSMEEGHSAASMLEVTPVMASATAAEAPQQYPLGFALGQLHGIYILAQNTQGMVVVDMHAAHERIMYERLKNALSDKAIATQPLLIPISFYAEKVEVATLQSLNGSDTLQQLGFDLATLSPTTIAIRAVPTMLQDADAVALARAVLRDLHEYGVSRVLLERQNEVLGTMACHAAVRANRQLTITEMNALLRDMEATERSGQCNHGRPTWFQVSLNDLDKMFMRGQ; encoded by the coding sequence ATGAAAATCCATTTACTACCTGACCAACTGATTTCACAAATTGCTGCCGGAGAGGTGGTTGAGCGTCCGGCCTCCGCGCTTAAAGAGTTGCTGGAAAACAGCGTGGATGCAGGCAGTACACAGATTCAAGTGGCACTGCAACAAGGTGGTATGAAGTTGCTTAAGGTGAGTGATGATGGCCACGGCATTGCCAAAGACGACCTTGAGCTCGCACTGACGCGTCACGCCACCAGTAAAATTCAAAGCCTGGAAGACCTGGAACAGGTCGGCAGTTTGGGTTTTAGAGGCGAGGCACTGGCCAGTATCGCCTCTATTTCACGCACAGTACTCACCAGTCGCCAACAAGCAGCCAGCCATGCCTGGCAAATTGCTGCCGAAGGCACGCATGGGCAAGCAGTCAGCCCGGCTGCACTAGATGCCGGCACCATTGTCGAGGTGCATGATTTGTACTTCAACACCCCGGCACGGCGCAAGTTTCTTAAAACTGAAAACACCGAGTTTGGACATTGTGAGGACGCGTTTACGCGGGTGGCCTTGTCGCGCCCGAATGTGGGATTTTTATTGCAGCATAATGGTAAAGCCATCTCGCGATTGGCCGCGAATACACCACAACAACGCATCACTGATGTCCTTGGCAGCGAGTTTGCTGCGCAAAGCGTTTGGCTGGAAGAGGATAGTGGTGGCTTGCGCCTGTGGGGCATGACAGCCTCGCCAACGTATCAACGCCATAGTCGCGATAGCCAGTATGTATTTGTGAATGGCCGTTTTGTGCGCGATAAACTCATTGCCCACGCGATTAAACAAGCCTACCAAGATGTGTTGCACGGCGATAAACACCCGGCGTTTGTGCTGTTTTTAGAGCTTGATCCTTCTTTGGTCGATGTCAATGTTCACCCGGCCAAAACTGAGGTGCGTTTTCGTGAGTCGCAAGCGGTGCATCGCTTTATTTTCCATAGCCTGCACAAAGCACTAGGTAAAACCTCGGCCGAAATTCAGGCCAGCCAGCCTGTGCAAGCGCCGTTTAACCCGTTTAGGCCCGGAAATCTGCCTGCTTTCACTATGCCGCGCGAGCAGGTCGAAATGCCACTACAAAGCCGCCCGGCATTGGGTGGCAACTATCCACCTGCTGTGAGTAATGGCGCAGCGCTAGCGCAGCAATTTTACGGCCAGCTCTATGGTGATTTAAACCCTGCGGTGACGGCTGGGAGTATGGAAGAAGGTCATTCTGCAGCAAGCATGCTGGAAGTCACGCCTGTGATGGCAAGCGCTACCGCAGCAGAAGCACCGCAGCAATATCCCCTCGGTTTCGCGCTTGGTCAATTGCACGGTATTTATATCCTCGCTCAAAACACACAGGGCATGGTAGTGGTCGATATGCACGCTGCGCACGAGCGCATTATGTACGAGCGCCTGAAAAATGCCTTGAGCGACAAAGCCATTGCCACGCAGCCATTGCTGATCCCGATTAGCTTCTACGCCGAAAAAGTAGAGGTAGCTACGCTGCAAAGTTTAAATGGCAGCGATACCTTGCAACAGCTAGGTTTTGATCTGGCGACGTTGTCACCCACCACCATTGCGATTCGTGCCGTACCGACCATGCTGCAAGACGCCGATGCCGTCGCCTTAGCGCGCGCTGTGTTGCGTGATTTGCATGAGTATGGTGTGAGCCGTGTATTGCTTGAGCGCCAAAACGAAGTGTTAGGCACCATGGCCTGCCATGCAGCCGTCCGTGCGAATAGACAACTCACCATCACGGAAATGAATGCGCTGCTGAGGGATATGGAAGCCACCGAGCGCAGCGGGCAGTGTAACCACGGCAGACCGACCTGGTTTCAGGTGAGTTTGAATGACTTGGATAAGATGTTTATGCGTGGGCAGTAA
- a CDS encoding CopG family ribbon-helix-helix protein, which yields MTTTTIRLSAELKERVAEAAKRAGTTPHSFILEAIADKTAQEELRAGFEAQAEARYANLMASGESIAWDEMKSYLELKLSNPEAPLPKSRKLAP from the coding sequence ATGACTACAACGACTATTCGACTATCCGCTGAGCTCAAGGAGCGCGTTGCCGAAGCTGCAAAGCGAGCAGGTACGACGCCCCACAGTTTTATTTTGGAGGCTATTGCTGACAAGACCGCGCAAGAAGAGTTACGTGCTGGTTTTGAGGCGCAAGCTGAGGCACGTTACGCTAACTTGATGGCTTCTGGCGAATCCATTGCCTGGGACGAGATGAAAAGTTATCTCGAATTGAAGCTCTCAAACCCTGAAGCACCTTTGCCAAAAAGTCGCAAACTCGCGCCTTAA
- a CDS encoding type II toxin-antitoxin system RelE/ParE family toxin: MSAIELAPEIAEDFQRILEHLIAFEVINPQQRVTEIIEAIGILANNPLIGRPSTSDLRELVIGKRSHGYIALYKYAPAIDTVFVLAIRSQREAGYVDRGC; encoded by the coding sequence ATGTCAGCGATTGAACTTGCGCCTGAAATTGCAGAGGATTTTCAGCGTATTCTGGAGCATCTGATCGCATTTGAAGTGATCAATCCGCAGCAAAGAGTCACTGAGATTATCGAAGCCATAGGCATTCTGGCAAACAATCCGCTGATTGGTCGTCCATCTACTTCCGACCTTAGAGAGTTGGTGATTGGTAAAAGGTCTCATGGATATATTGCGCTATACAAATATGCGCCTGCGATTGATACGGTGTTTGTGTTGGCAATTAGAAGCCAACGCGAAGCGGGGTATGTGGATAGAGGTTGTTAG
- a CDS encoding ester cyclase — protein MAQDQTQQNKQLLADFAQAVFVKKDLSQLPNYMQPGYIQHNPLVPQGLNGFQQFFAGWFKAVPDWEYQLEKLVAEGDTVWAYGVYSGTQQGDWLGIPATGKHYRIYAVDIFRIENGKLAEHWDVLDAYGLFKQLGVIQ, from the coding sequence ATGGCACAAGACCAAACTCAACAAAATAAACAACTGCTAGCAGATTTTGCCCAAGCCGTTTTTGTTAAAAAAGACCTGAGCCAACTGCCTAACTACATGCAGCCAGGCTATATTCAACACAACCCGCTCGTGCCACAAGGTTTAAATGGATTTCAACAGTTTTTTGCTGGATGGTTTAAAGCGGTGCCTGACTGGGAATATCAGCTGGAGAAACTGGTGGCCGAAGGTGACACAGTCTGGGCTTATGGCGTGTATTCCGGCACCCAACAAGGTGACTGGTTAGGCATTCCTGCCACAGGCAAGCATTACCGTATTTATGCCGTGGATATTTTTAGAATAGAGAACGGAAAGCTGGCCGAGCACTGGGATGTGCTGGATGCGTATGGCTTGTTTAAACAGCTAGGTGTGATTCAGTAG
- a CDS encoding helix-turn-helix domain-containing protein gives MLEEIEQPLQIAPSWNAYQAECPTRLMLNRIADKWTVLVLGLLENETKRFSTLQREIGGISQKMLTQTLRGLERDGLVARKIYPSVPPKVEYTITPLGNTLVGLLAALRVWSEANIEQVLLAQRNYDQLAQEALNQEISGIRRVRF, from the coding sequence ATGCTTGAAGAGATTGAACAACCATTGCAGATTGCACCTAGCTGGAATGCCTATCAGGCAGAGTGCCCGACGCGCTTGATGTTGAACCGGATTGCGGATAAATGGACGGTGCTGGTGTTGGGCCTGCTTGAGAATGAAACCAAACGCTTTAGTACTTTGCAGCGTGAGATCGGCGGTATTTCACAAAAAATGCTCACGCAAACATTGCGAGGATTGGAGCGTGACGGCTTGGTAGCTCGTAAAATTTACCCCTCTGTGCCACCAAAAGTGGAGTACACGATTACGCCATTGGGTAACACACTGGTAGGTTTGCTGGCTGCATTACGCGTATGGTCAGAGGCGAATATTGAACAGGTACTGCTAGCACAGCGTAATTATGATCAGCTTGCGCAAGAGGCGCTGAATCAGGAGATTAGTGGCATCAGAAGAGTTCGATTTTGA
- a CDS encoding PEP-CTERM sorting domain-containing protein codes for MKLFKHSYKQGVAAALLSLAMVGGVATSAQAATVSEGVTVIPGTYLFDFDAGSLSAGPGADVWWEQITATSRVLMPYSTAQLAYVGQVGVAGLSFNALTVSDLEALTYTSTGISGGDVGNLLTANSVFAVKTNEGNYGKVLVTFPFFQAYQNNGLGVYWVTMAPTIPVPEADTYSMLLAGLGLMATVIRRRSA; via the coding sequence ATGAAATTGTTTAAACATTCGTATAAGCAAGGTGTGGCCGCTGCATTATTGAGTTTGGCTATGGTGGGCGGTGTTGCGACCAGCGCACAGGCGGCAACTGTGTCAGAAGGTGTCACGGTGATTCCGGGCACGTATCTGTTTGATTTTGATGCGGGCTCATTATCGGCTGGCCCTGGTGCTGATGTTTGGTGGGAGCAAATTACCGCTACTAGCCGTGTATTGATGCCTTATTCAACGGCGCAACTCGCTTATGTTGGTCAAGTAGGGGTTGCTGGTTTGAGCTTTAATGCTTTGACTGTGAGCGACCTTGAGGCACTGACTTACACTTCCACAGGTATTAGCGGTGGTGATGTGGGCAATTTGTTAACAGCTAACTCGGTATTTGCGGTTAAAACCAATGAAGGAAACTACGGCAAGGTATTAGTGACTTTTCCGTTTTTTCAGGCTTACCAAAATAACGGTTTGGGCGTTTATTGGGTGACTATGGCACCAACTATCCCTGTGCCAGAAGCAGACACTTACAGCATGTTGCTGGCAGGCTTGGGTTTGATGGCAACTGTAATTCGCCGTCGTTCAGCCTAA
- a CDS encoding SAM-dependent methyltransferase, translating to MATGTLYFIPAPLAEGTTPQQVLPAEVVQRLHSLSHFIVENEKTARQIIAASGHPVSIRELNLSVLTKDTPNKELAKLLQPLQQGVDVGLMSEAGCPGIADPGAALAAVAHHKGIRVVPLIGPSSLLLGLMASGLNGQRFTFLGYLPSEKAERVKTIKGIEFDSRKQQATQLFIETPYRNQHVLEDLVANLQPQTRLCVACNMTAPDELIVTKTVAEWKKAALPDVHKKPTVFLLLA from the coding sequence ATGGCTACTGGTACCTTATACTTTATCCCTGCCCCTCTCGCTGAAGGCACGACGCCACAACAAGTGCTCCCGGCAGAAGTCGTGCAGCGACTGCACAGTTTGAGCCACTTCATCGTCGAAAACGAAAAAACCGCGCGTCAGATTATCGCCGCCAGTGGTCATCCAGTATCTATCCGTGAATTAAATCTCTCGGTGCTCACTAAAGATACGCCAAACAAAGAGTTGGCAAAACTATTGCAGCCCTTACAGCAAGGTGTGGACGTTGGTTTGATGAGCGAAGCGGGTTGCCCGGGCATTGCCGACCCCGGCGCGGCATTAGCCGCTGTTGCGCATCATAAAGGCATACGTGTAGTGCCGTTAATCGGCCCCAGCAGTTTGCTACTAGGCTTAATGGCCAGCGGGCTCAATGGTCAACGCTTTACATTTCTAGGCTATTTGCCCAGCGAAAAAGCAGAACGTGTTAAAACCATCAAAGGCATTGAGTTTGACTCAAGAAAACAGCAAGCCACGCAACTGTTTATTGAAACGCCCTACCGCAACCAGCACGTGCTAGAAGACCTGGTTGCCAACCTGCAACCACAAACGCGACTCTGCGTGGCATGCAATATGACAGCGCCAGATGAACTGATTGTGACTAAAACAGTGGCCGAGTGGAAAAAAGCAGCATTACCCGATGTACATAAAAAACCCACCGTGTTTTTACTACTTGCATAA